One window of the Primulina eburnea isolate SZY01 chromosome 18, ASM2296580v1, whole genome shotgun sequence genome contains the following:
- the LOC140819945 gene encoding uncharacterized protein isoform X1: MKKLLVPMFFSLFALLNCSIFVTFARTNLNLTTDEESLLAFKSRITSDPFNILARNWSTMNGASFCFWVGVSCGRRNKRITALDLHGWNLEGTIAPHLGNLTFLRSLDLGSNSFTGRVPEELSGLRRLKVLNLGVNNLTGTIPMFLGALTELEQILLNNNSFTGVIHTLSNLSKLEIFRMSYNSLHGTLPQELGNFSSLQGLGLTHNSFSGTIPMNMCDNLSKLNILALSLNSLSGVIPSNIYKCKSLEILSLSFNEFNGSIPKEIGDLTKLKGLYIGANNLEGAIPKQVVNLTRLKFLDIGQNKMTGEIPSELGNLKLEILSFSSNGLSGSIPVSIFNISTLTDLGLSFNYFGGQLPRNMGISLPNLEFLALSTNNLSGAIPSTINNASMLAIISMENNSFTGEVPNFSNLRHLEWLLLGGNNLTGGNPNQELGFIYSLANCPHLEMMDISSNQFNAILPTSLGNLSESLWFFRAIDCYFKGPIPPTIGNLTGLKSIHLNINELTGLIPKTIGELTQIEELFLGHNRLEGHIPTELCRLSRLSELHLSGNMLNGTIPTCLGDLKSLRRVYLDSNRLTSVVPDLWNIAGLLELNLSTNFLSGNISSEFSNLKSLMYLDFSRNQFSGDIPINIGSLQSLENLSFAHNNLQGSIPKSTGDLRGLVYLDLSHNIISGYIPKSLESLMFLSYINLSYNRLEGEIPNGGRFSNFTAQSFTRNYALCGVVRLQVPPCHIEGVDKSSSKYVSFIKYILAPIVIVILAVSLSIWLLRRRKANKKQNRVETSSIISWRRISYHELRQATDNFSEGNIIGRGSFGSVYKGTLSDGLIIAVKVFNLQLERAIKSFEVECEVMSTIRHKNLVRVVSCCSNIDFKALVLEYMPNGSLEKWLYSSNTSLDLLQRLNIAIDVALALEYLHHGIPSPIIHCDLKPSNILIDQDMIAHVGDFGISKLFGEGEAFHHTITLATIGYMAPEYGSEGKVSTSCDIYSYGMTLLELFTSKKPTDDMFTEEMSLKDWVSEALQENIVTEIAADGLLVQENRHFWAKEQCVSSIFDLAMKCLAISPQERINMIEIVVTLKKIKSSFLASTR, translated from the exons atGAAGAAACTCTTAGTTCCCATGTTTTTTTCACTTTTCGCATTACTCAATTGTTCTATATTTGTAACATTTGCGAGAACAAATCTGAACTTGACTACAGATGAAGAATCGCTTCTCGCATTCAAATCAAGAATCACTTCAGACCCTTTTAATATATTGGCAAGAAATTGGTCTACCATGAACGGAGCTTCATTCTGTTTCTGGGTTGGTGTTTCATGTGGTCGACGTAACAAGAGGATCACAGCTCTGGACCTCCATGGTTGGAATCTTGAAGGCACCATCGCACCACATCTTGGAAACTTGacgtttttgagatctttggacCTCGGTTCGAATAGCTTCACTGGTCGAGTACCGGAAGAATTATCAGGTTTGCGTAGATTGAAAGTGTTAAACTTAGGAGTCAACAATTTGACAGGCACTATTCCCATGTTTCTTGGTGCCTTAACAGAACTTGAGCAAATCTTGCTGAATAACAACAGTTTTACTGGTGTCATCCATACTTTATCCAACCTTTCAAAATTAGAGATATTTCGTATGTCCTATAATTCTCTACATGGAACTCTTCCACAAGAATTAGGCAATTTTTCATCCCTCCAAGGACTTGGTCTCACGCATAATAGCTTTTCAGGCACGATCCCGATGAACATGTGTGACAATTTGTCCAAACTAAACATACTCGCGTTATCTTTGAACAGTCTCTCTGGGGTGATTCCTTCAAACATATACAAGTGTAAATCACTGGAGATATTGTCCTTGTCGTTTAATGAATTTAATGGAAGCATACCAAAAGAGATTGGGGATTTGACAAAGCTCAAGGGATTATACATTGGCGCAAACAATCTTGAAG GCGCTATTCCAAAGCAAGTTGTAAACTTGACTCGACTCAAGTTCTTGGATATAGGACAAAACAAGATGACGG GAGAGATACCCTCTGAGCTTGGTAATCTTAAACTTGAGATTCTTTCCTTTTCTTCAAATGGCTTATCCGGGTCCATTCCTGTTTCCATTTTCAACATCTCAACGCTAACAGATTTGGGGCTTTCTTTCAACTACTTTGGAGGTCAACTTCCGAGAAATATGGGGATTTCGCTTCCAAATTTAGAATTCCTCGCTCTAAGTACCAACAACCTCAGTGGAGCTATCCCAAGTACTATAAACAATGCTTCTATGCTAGCTATCATAAGCATGGAAAACAACTCATTTACGGGTGAGGTACCGAATTTCAGCAATTTAAGGCATCTGGAGTGGCTACTTCTTGGAGGCAATAATCTGACTGGGGGAAATCCAAATCAAGAATTGGGATTTATCTATTCACTGGCCAATTGCCCTCATTTGGAGATGATggatatatcatcaaaccaattCAACGCCATCCTTCCAACTTCACTTGGGAATTTATCAGAATCCCTCTGGTTTTTCCGCGCAATTGATTGCTACTTTAAGGGACCCATTCCTCCTACAATTGGAAACTTGACAGGGCTCAAATCTATTCATTTAAATATCAATGAGTTAACTGGATTGATCCCGAAAACGATAGGGGAACTAACCCAAATTGAAGAGTTATTTCTTGGACATAATAGACTTGAAGGGCACATACCAACAGAGCTTTGCCGACTGAGCAGATTGAGTGAATTGCACTTGAGTGGCAACATGCTCAACGGCACAATACCAACATGCTTGGGGGATTTAAAATCCCTTAGGAGAGTGTACTTAGACTCCAACAGATTGACTTCTGTGGTACCAGACTTATGGAATATTGCAGGTCTTTTGGAACTAAACTTGTCCACTAACTTCTTAAGTGGAAACATATCATCGGAGTTCTCAAATTTGAAGTCACTGATGTATCTCGACTTCTCTAGGAATCAATTTTCAGGCGATATCCCAATCAATATCGGTTCCTTGCAGTCTTTGGAGAACCTGTCCTTCGCACACAATAACCTTCAAGGAAGTATTCCTAAGTCTACCGGAGACTTGCGAGGCTTGGTGTATTTGGATCTTTCGCACAATATTATCTCTGGATATATTCCGAAGTCATTAGAGTCACTTATGTTTCTAAGTTATATTAATTTATCCTACAATAGACTAGAAGGAGAAATCCCAAACGGAGGACGTTTCTCAAACTTTACAGCTCAATCTTTTACAAGGAACTATGCACTTTGCGGTGTTGTTCGACTGCAAGTTCCACCTTGTCACATTGAAGGCGTTGATAAGTCAAGCTCAAAATATGTTTCCTTCATCAAATACATCTTAGCTCCTATTGTAATAGTTATCTTGGCGGTGTCCTTGTCGATCTGGCTACTACGAAGAAGGAAAGccaacaaaaaacaaaatcGAGTTGAGACCTCGTCAATTATTTCTTGGAGACGGATTTCTTACCATGAACTCCGACAAGCAACGGACAACTTTAGTGAAGGCAACATTATAGGAAGAGGGAGCTTTGGTTCAGTATACAAAGGGACACTCTCTGACGGGTTAATAATTGCGGTGAAGGTTTTCAACTTGCAACTAGAACGGGCCATCAAAAGCTTTGAAGTTGAGTGTGAAGTAATGAGCACCATTCGTCACAAGAATTTAGTTCGTGTCGTAAGTTGTTGCAGCAACATAGATTTCAAAGCATTGGTTTTGGAGTATATGCCTAATGGTAGCCTGGAGAAATGGCTTTATTCCTCTAATACTTCTTTGGATTTGCTACAGAGATTGAACATAGCAATTGATGTTGCTCTAGCTCTTGAATATCTTCATCATGGGATTCCGTCACCAATCATTCATTGCGATTTAAAGCCTAGTAACATCCTGATCGACCAAGATATGATAGCACATGTCGGCGATTTCGGAATCTCCAAACTCTTTGGAGAAGGGGAGGCTTTTCATCATACAATCACATTGGCAACCATCGGCTATATGGCACCAG AGTATGGATCAGAAGGGAAAGTATCAACAAGCTGTGATATTTACAGTTATGGCATGACATTGCTGGAGCTATTTACGAGTAAGAAGCCGACTGACGACATGTTTACAGAAGAAATGAGCTTAAAGGATTGGGTGAGTGAAGCATTACAAGAAAACATAGTGACTGAAATTGCTGCTGATGGCTTGCTCGTCCAAGAAAACCGACATTTCTGGGCAAAGGAGCAGTGTGTGTCGTCGATTTTCGACTTGGCGATGAAATGCTTGGCCATTTCACCACAGGAGAGAATCAACATGATTGAAATAGTGGTGACACTCAAAAAGATCAAATCCTCATTTCTAGCAAGCACGAGGTAG
- the LOC140819947 gene encoding uncharacterized protein isoform X1, producing MVVASGTNAFSKEMAIRKRIASIYNKRVEDFTSLREYNDYLEEVEDMIVNLSEGIDVPAIEVRIAQYQRENAEQIMNAQARKAEEYAAALTASRGQLVQTGVDVSSSSQAGSSTGTQGHYAPALAGAGIAQPRPTGMAPQPLPLGSSHEMMGVDYKDEEKMKLRGEKAARAGGWSIEMSKKRALEDAFSSIWI from the exons ATGGTGGTGGCTTCTGGAACAAATGCCTTTTCTAAGGAAATGGCCATTCGGAAGCGGATTGCCAGCAT ATACAATAAAAGAGTGGAAGATTTCACATCATTAAGGGAATACAATGATTACCTGGAGGAAGTAGAGGACATGA TTGTGAATTTATCTGAAGGAATAGATGTTCCCGCTATTGAAGTGAGAATTGCTCAGTACCAGAGAGAGAATGCTGAACAGATCATGAATGCTCAAGCTCGCAAG GCCGAGGAATATGCAGCAGCTCTGACAGCAAGCAGGGGGCAGCTTGTGCAGACTGGTGTTGATGTG TCATCAAGCTCCCAAGCTGGAAGCAGCACTGGTACTCAAGGGCATTATGCACCAGCGCTGGCCGGGGCCGGAATTGCTCAGCCCCGTCCAACAGGAATGGCCCCACAGCCCCTTCCTCTGGGCTCTAGTCACGAAATGATGGGAGTCGACTACAAAGATGAGGAAAAGATGAAACTTCGAGGGGAAAAAGCAGCCAGGGCAGGGGGGTGGAGTATAGAGATGAGCAAGAAAAGGGCACTTGAAGACGCTTTTTCTAGCATTTGGATATAG
- the LOC140819945 gene encoding uncharacterized protein isoform X2, translated as MKKLLVPMFFSLFALLNCSIFVTFARTNLNLTTDEESLLAFKSRITSDPFNILARNWSTMNGASFCFWVGVSCGRRNKRITALDLHGWNLEGTIAPHLGNLTFLRSLDLGSNSFTGRVPEELSGAIPKQVVNLTRLKFLDIGQNKMTGEIPSELGNLKLEILSFSSNGLSGSIPVSIFNISTLTDLGLSFNYFGGQLPRNMGISLPNLEFLALSTNNLSGAIPSTINNASMLAIISMENNSFTGEVPNFSNLRHLEWLLLGGNNLTGGNPNQELGFIYSLANCPHLEMMDISSNQFNAILPTSLGNLSESLWFFRAIDCYFKGPIPPTIGNLTGLKSIHLNINELTGLIPKTIGELTQIEELFLGHNRLEGHIPTELCRLSRLSELHLSGNMLNGTIPTCLGDLKSLRRVYLDSNRLTSVVPDLWNIAGLLELNLSTNFLSGNISSEFSNLKSLMYLDFSRNQFSGDIPINIGSLQSLENLSFAHNNLQGSIPKSTGDLRGLVYLDLSHNIISGYIPKSLESLMFLSYINLSYNRLEGEIPNGGRFSNFTAQSFTRNYALCGVVRLQVPPCHIEGVDKSSSKYVSFIKYILAPIVIVILAVSLSIWLLRRRKANKKQNRVETSSIISWRRISYHELRQATDNFSEGNIIGRGSFGSVYKGTLSDGLIIAVKVFNLQLERAIKSFEVECEVMSTIRHKNLVRVVSCCSNIDFKALVLEYMPNGSLEKWLYSSNTSLDLLQRLNIAIDVALALEYLHHGIPSPIIHCDLKPSNILIDQDMIAHVGDFGISKLFGEGEAFHHTITLATIGYMAPEYGSEGKVSTSCDIYSYGMTLLELFTSKKPTDDMFTEEMSLKDWVSEALQENIVTEIAADGLLVQENRHFWAKEQCVSSIFDLAMKCLAISPQERINMIEIVVTLKKIKSSFLASTR; from the exons atGAAGAAACTCTTAGTTCCCATGTTTTTTTCACTTTTCGCATTACTCAATTGTTCTATATTTGTAACATTTGCGAGAACAAATCTGAACTTGACTACAGATGAAGAATCGCTTCTCGCATTCAAATCAAGAATCACTTCAGACCCTTTTAATATATTGGCAAGAAATTGGTCTACCATGAACGGAGCTTCATTCTGTTTCTGGGTTGGTGTTTCATGTGGTCGACGTAACAAGAGGATCACAGCTCTGGACCTCCATGGTTGGAATCTTGAAGGCACCATCGCACCACATCTTGGAAACTTGacgtttttgagatctttggacCTCGGTTCGAATAGCTTCACTGGTCGAGTACCGGAAGAATTATCAG GCGCTATTCCAAAGCAAGTTGTAAACTTGACTCGACTCAAGTTCTTGGATATAGGACAAAACAAGATGACGG GAGAGATACCCTCTGAGCTTGGTAATCTTAAACTTGAGATTCTTTCCTTTTCTTCAAATGGCTTATCCGGGTCCATTCCTGTTTCCATTTTCAACATCTCAACGCTAACAGATTTGGGGCTTTCTTTCAACTACTTTGGAGGTCAACTTCCGAGAAATATGGGGATTTCGCTTCCAAATTTAGAATTCCTCGCTCTAAGTACCAACAACCTCAGTGGAGCTATCCCAAGTACTATAAACAATGCTTCTATGCTAGCTATCATAAGCATGGAAAACAACTCATTTACGGGTGAGGTACCGAATTTCAGCAATTTAAGGCATCTGGAGTGGCTACTTCTTGGAGGCAATAATCTGACTGGGGGAAATCCAAATCAAGAATTGGGATTTATCTATTCACTGGCCAATTGCCCTCATTTGGAGATGATggatatatcatcaaaccaattCAACGCCATCCTTCCAACTTCACTTGGGAATTTATCAGAATCCCTCTGGTTTTTCCGCGCAATTGATTGCTACTTTAAGGGACCCATTCCTCCTACAATTGGAAACTTGACAGGGCTCAAATCTATTCATTTAAATATCAATGAGTTAACTGGATTGATCCCGAAAACGATAGGGGAACTAACCCAAATTGAAGAGTTATTTCTTGGACATAATAGACTTGAAGGGCACATACCAACAGAGCTTTGCCGACTGAGCAGATTGAGTGAATTGCACTTGAGTGGCAACATGCTCAACGGCACAATACCAACATGCTTGGGGGATTTAAAATCCCTTAGGAGAGTGTACTTAGACTCCAACAGATTGACTTCTGTGGTACCAGACTTATGGAATATTGCAGGTCTTTTGGAACTAAACTTGTCCACTAACTTCTTAAGTGGAAACATATCATCGGAGTTCTCAAATTTGAAGTCACTGATGTATCTCGACTTCTCTAGGAATCAATTTTCAGGCGATATCCCAATCAATATCGGTTCCTTGCAGTCTTTGGAGAACCTGTCCTTCGCACACAATAACCTTCAAGGAAGTATTCCTAAGTCTACCGGAGACTTGCGAGGCTTGGTGTATTTGGATCTTTCGCACAATATTATCTCTGGATATATTCCGAAGTCATTAGAGTCACTTATGTTTCTAAGTTATATTAATTTATCCTACAATAGACTAGAAGGAGAAATCCCAAACGGAGGACGTTTCTCAAACTTTACAGCTCAATCTTTTACAAGGAACTATGCACTTTGCGGTGTTGTTCGACTGCAAGTTCCACCTTGTCACATTGAAGGCGTTGATAAGTCAAGCTCAAAATATGTTTCCTTCATCAAATACATCTTAGCTCCTATTGTAATAGTTATCTTGGCGGTGTCCTTGTCGATCTGGCTACTACGAAGAAGGAAAGccaacaaaaaacaaaatcGAGTTGAGACCTCGTCAATTATTTCTTGGAGACGGATTTCTTACCATGAACTCCGACAAGCAACGGACAACTTTAGTGAAGGCAACATTATAGGAAGAGGGAGCTTTGGTTCAGTATACAAAGGGACACTCTCTGACGGGTTAATAATTGCGGTGAAGGTTTTCAACTTGCAACTAGAACGGGCCATCAAAAGCTTTGAAGTTGAGTGTGAAGTAATGAGCACCATTCGTCACAAGAATTTAGTTCGTGTCGTAAGTTGTTGCAGCAACATAGATTTCAAAGCATTGGTTTTGGAGTATATGCCTAATGGTAGCCTGGAGAAATGGCTTTATTCCTCTAATACTTCTTTGGATTTGCTACAGAGATTGAACATAGCAATTGATGTTGCTCTAGCTCTTGAATATCTTCATCATGGGATTCCGTCACCAATCATTCATTGCGATTTAAAGCCTAGTAACATCCTGATCGACCAAGATATGATAGCACATGTCGGCGATTTCGGAATCTCCAAACTCTTTGGAGAAGGGGAGGCTTTTCATCATACAATCACATTGGCAACCATCGGCTATATGGCACCAG AGTATGGATCAGAAGGGAAAGTATCAACAAGCTGTGATATTTACAGTTATGGCATGACATTGCTGGAGCTATTTACGAGTAAGAAGCCGACTGACGACATGTTTACAGAAGAAATGAGCTTAAAGGATTGGGTGAGTGAAGCATTACAAGAAAACATAGTGACTGAAATTGCTGCTGATGGCTTGCTCGTCCAAGAAAACCGACATTTCTGGGCAAAGGAGCAGTGTGTGTCGTCGATTTTCGACTTGGCGATGAAATGCTTGGCCATTTCACCACAGGAGAGAATCAACATGATTGAAATAGTGGTGACACTCAAAAAGATCAAATCCTCATTTCTAGCAAGCACGAGGTAG
- the LOC140819669 gene encoding LOW QUALITY PROTEIN: uncharacterized protein (The sequence of the model RefSeq protein was modified relative to this genomic sequence to represent the inferred CDS: deleted 1 base in 1 codon) → MLPLFFFFLYFATTPATCLSNETDFHALLAFKKAVSIFHGGPHGALGSWNGSVHFCNWEGILCSRRHRNRVESIDLNSQNLSGLLSPHLGNLSFLRSINLQSNYFIGEIPEELGRLRQLEWVEFSQNIFTGGIPRNLSQCKNLFYLNLINNYLTGPVIPELGSLTKFQALGLSINNLSGTIPPFLGNLTSLVQLSLSQCGLRGEIPESLSQLRSLGLIDLSFNNFNSGIPSGLYNISSITVFAMGSNQLHGKIPTDLGLTLPKLTIFDLSSNYFDGPVPSSLSNASFLQSIYLYSNKFTGPMLKDFHRLSDLQELLIHSNSLEGDISFISSMTNCTNLLMISVMSNRLSGSLPDSIGNLSTQLNSLYIGDNRIHGNIPAGIQNLVGLTRITCEGNFLGGPIPIGIGKLSKVQVIDLQANQLTNEIPSSLGNLTLLNTIALDYNNLVGKIPQSLSNCTALTFLALSVNNLTGSIPRDIISLSSISISFHLAYNAFTGSIPLEVGSLNNLEDLDLSYNRLSGVIPSTLGSCLSLGRLHLENNFLEGQIPDALNALKGLEDLDLSQNNLSGLIPSFLANELKLNSLNLSFNRLQGEVPTRGVFQNESAFSVEGNEYLCGGLAFLKLPVCASTTNSKKKHSSNLLKVLIPVLGAGGISFAFSCVYMFVYRRRILRKIHSLMPSFEDMFLRLSYADLLKATDGFSEANLLGSGRFGSVYGGILDDKQLSIAVKVLNLQIRGAAKSFATECNVLKATRHRNLLKILSVCESIDFQGIDFMALVYELMDNGSMEKWLHNDYAQEAGHPQSESNRHLSITQKLSIAIDIASAVEYLHHGTDSIVIHGDLKPSNILLDENMTAHVGDFGLAKVVSNIFPAYDGSSSSIAIKGTIGYIPPEYGMSNNMTTQGDLYSFGILVLEMFTNIRPTNDSELSCQSSLHHLVSHALQNQEMNIIDQTIPHEDRGNSKIRNCVCCVLEIGVACSMELPKDRMTMTDVVRDLNDIQKAYLSE, encoded by the exons ATGTTACCtttgttcttcttcttcttgtaTTTTGCCACTACTCCGGCAACTTGTTTGAGCAATGAAACTGACTTTCACGCGTTGCTAGCTTTCAAGAAAGCCGTTTCTATTTTTCATGGCGGTCCACATGGAGCTCTAGGATCATGGAATGGCAGTGTGCATTTTTGTAACTGGGAAGGCATT TTGTGCAGCAGGAGGCATCGAAACCGTGTCGAATCCATTGACTTGAATTCCCAAAACCTTTCCGGACTCCTTTCACCTCATTTAGGTAATCTTTCTTTTCTGAGAAGTATCAATTTACAGAGCAACTACTTTATTGGAGAAATCCCGGAAGAGTTGGGTCGTCTGAGACAGCTTGAGTGGGTCGAATTCAGTCAGAATATTTTCACTGGAGGGATACCAAGAAACCTATCCCAGTGCAAAAATCTTTTTTACCTGAATTTGATCAACAACTATCTCACAGGGCCTGTAATCCCAGAGCTTGGTTCTTTGACCAAATTTCAAGCTTTAGGCCTGTCAATTAACAATCTATCGGGAACTATTCCTCCCTTTCTTGGAAATCTCACTAGTCTAGTGCAACTTTCTTTGTCACAATGTGGTTTGCGAGGAGAAATTCCAGAGTCACTTTCCCAACTCCGGAGCTTAGGATTGATAGATTTAAGTTTTAACAACTTCAACTCTGGAATCCCATCCGGTCTGTATAATATTTCTAGTATCACTGTGTTTGCAATGGGATCCAATCAACTCCACGGAAAAATTCCTACTGATTTAGGCTTGACACTTCCGAAGCTGACGATTTTCGATCTGTCATCCAATTATTTCGATGGACCTGTTCCGTCTTCACTCTCAAATGCTTCCTTCCTTCAAAGTATATATCTGTATTCCAATAAATTCACCGGCCCAATGCTAAAAGATTTCCATAGGTTGTCTGATCTTCAAGAACTTCTCATTCATTCCAACAGTTTGGAGGGAGATATCAGCTTTATTTCATCTATGACAAATTGTACCAACCTTTTAATGATATCTGTCATGTCTAATCGTTTGAGTGGTTCACTGCCAGACTCCATCGGGAATCTTTCAACTCAGCTCAACTCCCTTTATATAGGAGACAATCGAATACATGGGAACATCCCTGCGGGTATCCAAAACCTCGTTGGCCTGACCCGAATCACTTGTGAAGGCAATTTTCTTGGAGGTCCTATTCCTATAGGCATCGGAAAGCTTAGTAAAGTCCAAGTAATTGATCTGCAAGCCAACCAGTTGACAAATGAGATACCATCTTCTCTTGGTAACTTAACCTTGTTGAACACTATTGCTTTGGATTATAACAACTTGGTTGGAAAAATTCCCCAAAGTTTAAGTAATTGCACAGCCTTGACATTCTTAGCCCTTTCTGTTAACAATCTTACAGGTTCAATACCTCGAGATATTATTAGTCTTTCATCGATTTCGATTTCTTTTCACTTAGCCTACAATGCCTTCACAGGTTCTATCCCTCTAGAAGTAGGTTCGCTAAATAATCTTGAAGACCTGGATTTGTCTTACAATAGATTATCAGGAGTTATACCAAGCACTTTGGGCAGTTGCCTTTCGCTGGGACGACTTCACCTCGAAAACAATTTTCTTGAAGGACAAATACCTGATGCACTTAATGCTTTAAAGGGTTTGGAAGACTTGGATCTTTCACAGAATAATTTATCAGGGCTCATCCCAAGTTTTCTAGCAAATGAATTGAAGTTGAACAGTTTGAATCTGTCATTCAATAGGTTGCAAGGAGAAGTGCCAACACGAGGAGTTTTTCAAAACGAAAGCGCATTTTCAGTAGAAGGGAATGAGTATTTGTGTGGAGGTTTAGCTTTCTTAAAGCTTCCTGTTTGCGCATCTACTACAAATTCCAAGAAGAAACATTCCTCAAATCTATTAAAAGTATTGATCCCCGTTTTGGGAGCTGGAGGCATTTCCTTTGCTTTTTCATGCGTGTACATGTTCGTTTATAGAAGACGGATATTAAGAAAGATTCATTCTTTGATGCCATCATTTGAAGACATGTTTTTAAGGCTGTCTTATGCAGATCTCTTGAAAGCTACAGATGGATTCTCTGAAGCCAACTTGCTTGGGTCCGGACGATTTGGTTCTGTCTACGGAGGAATTCTTGATGACAAACAACTGTCAATTGCAGTGAAGGTTCTAAATCTTCAAATTAGAGGAGCTGCTAAAAGTTTTGCCACGGAATGCAATGTATTAAAAGCAACCAGACATAGAAACTTGTTAAAAATATTGAGTGTATGTGAAAGCATAGACTTCcaaggaattgattttatggcatTGGTTTATGAACTCATGGATAACGGAAGCATGGAGAAATGGCTACATAACGATTACGCGCAAGAAGCAGGTCATCCGCAGAGCGAAAGCAACAGACATCTTAGCATAACTCAAAAACTGAGTATTGCCATTGACATTGCATCTGCAGTTGAATACTTACATCATGGCACCGATTCAATCGTTATCCATGGCGATTTGAAGCCGAGCAACATACTATTGGATGAAAACATGACTGCCCATGTGGGTGACTTTGGATTGGCAAAAGTCGTCTCGAACATATTTCCAGCATACGATGGAAGCAGCAGCTCAATAGCAATCAAGGGCACCATTGGTTACATTCCTCCAG AGTATGGGATGAGCAACAATATGACAACACAAGGGGACTTGTACAGTTTCGGTATTCTTGTGTTGGAGATGTTCACAAACATCAGACCAACAAACGACTCGGAACTTAGCTGTCAGTCGAGCCTCCACCATTTAGTGAGCCATGCTTTGCAGAACCAAGAGATGAACATTATTGATCAAACCATTCCTCATGAAGATAGAGGTAATAGTAAAATAAGGAATTGTGTGTGTTGTGTTCTTGAAATCGGAGTAGCATGTTCAATGGAATTGCCCAAAGATCGAATGACGATGACTGATGTTGTTAGAGACTTGAATGATATTCAGAAAGCTTATTTGTCTGAATAA